In Pedobacter sp. W3I1, one DNA window encodes the following:
- a CDS encoding translocation/assembly module TamB domain-containing protein, with the protein MLLAFIKHQTRLALNKYVRKSLKILLWVIASIIILVVGLALSLNIPAVQNFVKEKAINYLKNKTKTEVSLESIKIALPKDVVLNKFYIEDRKGDTLLYAEKLAVDISLFKLLKNTIEVNDIELKNVRANVKRVNPDTTFNFSFLVDAFASDQKKPEEKVKKDTTSTLKFSVDKVSFEDIGITYRDDVAGNDVKLYLGAFKTKIKDFDLANQHYVIKELSLVNTSLSYLQQKPLTQLVQHITNSVDSSEKEQGKLPLIEVQNFIFNNVKVNYDDQLSTTKAVADVNDLGLVNLKVDLTNSKYAVDDAHLNKSNILFAFKPAPSNDLKKVKDTVVPEKSPLGLIIKNISLADNKVQFDNLGAKPTAKGMDFNHLKINQLNLGASDVSYSAAGIKANVKNGSLKEKSGFVLDQLRGNAVYNDKQIKLSNFILKTPNTSIENATELNFTSMDDLTKHPERVKLNLAFKNTSIGLKDAGFFSDAIPANYRNEKIKLNANVNGYLNNLNIPKLQISGLKNTQIDISGKAKGLPDIKKTYLDLNIKKLHITKGDILVAVPKKSLSPTIELPNVINAKGNFKGSMTDFNTNMNIQTDMGGAILVAGMKGPKGKESYKADITLNNFNVGRLLKMQPKLGRVSAKANVAGIGLDPKKINAKFNAKVLSAYYNKYTYRNLNLAGNYSNQNISIKSSMPDSNANFNLDAKVNLAGKYPAVKANLNLKQVNLLALNFSPTVLSAAGVVKVDLATADADYLNGSVDITSLQLVKDKQKINVDTISIRAKSTATENELTLRSEILSAKIDGKYQLTKVSNAIINEINKYYAFGTVTKVPDQRLRFFVQVYDSKLLKEFVPELTVFKQSQFYGLIDTQKDSLQIKGNFPQVVYGDFKVDTTVLNINNDNNKLDYSLTIKSLQSPAIALFNSEVSGDASNNNLGVNIFLRDRQLKNKYVIGGTFQSINKDFKFTLDPQKLLLDYQKWMVSQDNYIQFGASGILVNQFQISNSGQSLSINSNPTEPNAPLAVAFKDFQLETLTKFAETDTTLIGGRLNGTANVKDLASTPKFEANLTIDQLRYQKDQLGTLRLAVNNNTENAFEVNVALTGVHELRVNGFYYTAPESALDLTVNIDKIEMKNIESLSAGQLKNGTGTLTGALTVKGALTAPKILGDLTFNNAGIRVAYVNSYIRMPNEKISFTNEGISFNNFTLIDSLNQKATINGKVYTTDFKNYRFGLDIRTNNFRAINSTAADNDMIYGTVFLTSNIKVRGDLNQPDVNMNINVNKGTKFFFALPSSDPSIIDQEGIVQFIDADAPPFNGQKALKVDSISKSPIKGLNLVASVKVDPEAELNVVVDPSTGDNLKVRGDADLNVTMDPSGKISMTGRYEIVDGSYNLTLAVVKKEFKLVKGSNIVWTGEPTSATANITALYEVNAAPIDLLNQPDLYEARTKLPFQVYLMIKGELLKPSISFKLDLPENERGALNGQVYTKLINVNRDESELNKQVLALLALNRFIANNPFQSLAGGGGGVSTLARSSVSRLLTEQLNNLTSDLIQGVDLNFGVNSSEDYSTGSMQQKTDLEVGLSKKLLNDRLTVSVGSSFALEGPQAPGEKSTNIAGNVNVEYALSADGRYRLRAYRRNQNDMIVQGQIVETGLGFTLVVDYNKFREIFQKKRIRRIRNIEQKAQDEKTN; encoded by the coding sequence ATGCTTTTAGCATTTATCAAACACCAAACACGCTTAGCTTTGAATAAATACGTACGCAAAAGTCTTAAAATTTTATTGTGGGTAATTGCCTCCATCATCATCCTGGTTGTTGGTTTAGCCCTGTCTCTAAATATTCCGGCCGTTCAGAATTTTGTTAAAGAAAAAGCTATTAACTATCTTAAAAACAAAACCAAAACGGAAGTAAGTTTGGAAAGCATTAAAATTGCCTTGCCAAAAGATGTGGTTTTAAATAAATTTTATATCGAAGACCGTAAAGGCGATACCTTATTATATGCCGAAAAACTGGCAGTTGATATCAGCTTGTTTAAGCTATTAAAAAACACCATCGAGGTAAATGACATCGAACTAAAAAATGTACGTGCGAATGTAAAGCGTGTTAATCCCGATACAACGTTTAACTTTTCGTTCCTGGTTGATGCTTTTGCCAGTGATCAAAAAAAACCAGAAGAGAAAGTAAAGAAAGACACTACTTCTACCTTAAAATTCTCTGTTGATAAAGTTTCTTTCGAAGATATAGGCATCACCTATCGTGATGATGTAGCGGGTAATGACGTGAAATTATATCTTGGTGCGTTTAAAACTAAAATCAAAGATTTCGATTTAGCCAATCAGCATTATGTAATTAAAGAGTTGAGCCTCGTTAATACTTCCTTAAGTTATTTACAACAAAAACCCTTAACCCAGCTGGTGCAGCACATTACCAATAGTGTTGATAGCAGTGAAAAGGAACAGGGTAAATTGCCATTAATAGAAGTTCAGAACTTTATTTTCAACAATGTAAAGGTAAATTACGACGATCAGCTCTCTACAACCAAAGCTGTTGCCGATGTAAATGACCTGGGTTTGGTGAACCTGAAAGTAGATCTAACCAATAGCAAATATGCTGTTGATGATGCACATTTAAATAAATCTAATATTCTCTTTGCTTTTAAACCAGCGCCGAGTAATGATTTAAAAAAAGTTAAAGATACCGTAGTGCCCGAAAAATCGCCTCTGGGTTTGATCATCAAAAATATCAGTTTAGCGGATAATAAGGTACAGTTCGATAATCTTGGCGCAAAACCTACCGCCAAAGGCATGGATTTTAACCACCTAAAAATTAATCAGCTCAATTTAGGGGCTAGCGATGTAAGTTATAGCGCAGCAGGGATAAAAGCCAATGTTAAAAACGGCTCACTAAAAGAGAAAAGTGGCTTTGTATTGGATCAGTTGAGAGGTAATGCGGTGTATAACGACAAACAGATCAAGCTGAGTAATTTTATTTTAAAAACGCCCAATACTTCAATCGAAAATGCAACTGAATTAAATTTTACCTCGATGGATGATTTAACAAAACATCCTGAACGTGTGAAATTAAATCTGGCCTTTAAAAATACAAGCATTGGTTTAAAAGATGCTGGCTTTTTCAGCGATGCCATTCCAGCCAATTACCGTAACGAAAAAATAAAACTGAATGCCAATGTTAATGGTTACCTGAATAACCTGAACATTCCAAAACTGCAGATCAGCGGATTGAAAAATACGCAGATTGATATTAGTGGAAAGGCGAAAGGCTTACCGGATATCAAAAAAACCTACCTCGATTTAAACATCAAAAAACTTCACATTACCAAAGGAGATATTTTGGTGGCTGTACCTAAAAAATCATTGTCGCCAACCATCGAACTACCAAATGTAATTAATGCGAAGGGTAATTTTAAAGGCTCAATGACCGATTTTAACACCAACATGAATATCCAGACGGATATGGGTGGTGCTATTTTGGTGGCCGGAATGAAAGGGCCAAAAGGCAAAGAAAGTTATAAAGCAGATATCACTTTAAACAACTTTAATGTAGGTAGACTCTTAAAAATGCAACCTAAACTGGGCAGGGTTTCAGCTAAAGCAAATGTTGCCGGTATAGGGCTCGATCCGAAAAAGATTAATGCAAAGTTTAACGCAAAAGTGCTTAGTGCTTACTACAATAAATATACCTATCGTAATTTAAACCTTGCCGGCAATTACAGCAACCAGAACATCAGCATTAAAAGCAGCATGCCTGATAGTAATGCCAACTTTAATTTAGATGCTAAAGTGAATCTGGCAGGGAAATATCCAGCTGTAAAAGCCAATTTAAATTTGAAGCAAGTGAACCTACTGGCTTTAAATTTCAGTCCAACGGTATTAAGTGCAGCAGGCGTTGTTAAGGTAGACCTGGCCACTGCCGATGCCGATTATTTAAACGGCTCGGTTGATATAACCAGCCTGCAATTGGTAAAAGACAAACAAAAAATCAATGTAGATACAATTTCCATCCGGGCAAAATCAACCGCTACGGAAAACGAACTGACCTTAAGATCAGAAATTTTATCGGCAAAAATTGATGGCAAATATCAGTTAACAAAGGTAAGCAATGCCATTATCAATGAAATTAATAAATACTATGCTTTTGGCACTGTAACTAAAGTTCCCGATCAACGGTTAAGGTTTTTTGTACAGGTTTACGATTCTAAATTATTAAAAGAATTTGTACCCGAATTAACAGTATTCAAACAATCGCAGTTTTATGGATTAATTGATACACAAAAAGACAGTTTACAGATTAAGGGTAATTTCCCGCAGGTGGTATATGGCGACTTTAAAGTAGATACCACGGTTTTAAACATCAACAACGACAATAACAAATTAGATTATAGTTTAACCATCAAAAGTCTTCAAAGCCCAGCTATTGCCCTTTTCAATTCAGAAGTAAGTGGCGATGCTTCAAACAACAATTTAGGTGTTAATATCTTCCTGCGCGATAGGCAGCTTAAAAATAAATATGTAATTGGTGGCACCTTCCAATCGATCAATAAGGATTTCAAATTCACTTTAGATCCACAAAAACTCTTACTCGATTATCAAAAATGGATGGTTTCGCAAGATAATTATATCCAGTTTGGCGCATCAGGGATCCTGGTTAATCAATTCCAGATCAGCAATAGCGGTCAGTCGCTTTCCATTAATAGTAATCCTACCGAGCCAAATGCACCATTGGCAGTAGCATTTAAAGATTTCCAGCTGGAAACCCTAACCAAATTTGCAGAGACTGACACTACTTTGATTGGTGGCCGTTTAAACGGAACTGCGAACGTTAAAGACCTGGCCAGCACGCCAAAGTTTGAGGCAAATTTAACCATCGATCAATTGCGTTATCAAAAAGATCAGCTGGGCACCTTACGTCTTGCCGTAAACAATAACACTGAAAATGCTTTTGAGGTAAATGTTGCTTTAACCGGCGTGCATGAGTTAAGGGTTAACGGATTTTATTATACTGCACCAGAAAGCGCTTTAGATCTTACGGTAAATATCGATAAGATTGAAATGAAAAACATTGAGAGTTTATCTGCAGGTCAGCTTAAAAACGGCACGGGTACCTTAACCGGAGCACTTACCGTTAAGGGTGCGCTAACAGCGCCCAAAATACTTGGCGATTTAACTTTCAATAATGCAGGGATCAGAGTGGCTTATGTAAATTCGTATATCCGTATGCCGAATGAGAAAATATCGTTTACAAATGAAGGCATCAGTTTTAACAACTTTACCTTAATCGATTCTTTAAATCAAAAAGCAACCATCAACGGAAAGGTTTACACCACCGATTTTAAAAATTACCGTTTCGGTTTAGATATCCGGACGAACAATTTCAGGGCAATTAATTCGACCGCAGCTGATAATGATATGATTTATGGAACGGTATTTTTAACCAGCAACATCAAAGTCCGCGGAGATTTAAACCAGCCGGATGTGAACATGAACATCAATGTGAATAAGGGTACTAAATTCTTCTTCGCTTTGCCTTCAAGTGATCCATCGATTATTGATCAGGAAGGTATAGTGCAGTTTATTGATGCCGATGCACCTCCTTTTAACGGGCAAAAAGCGCTTAAAGTAGATAGTATCAGTAAATCACCTATTAAGGGCTTAAACCTGGTGGCATCGGTTAAGGTAGATCCGGAAGCAGAATTAAATGTAGTTGTAGATCCATCTACAGGCGATAACCTAAAAGTTAGGGGCGATGCAGATTTAAATGTAACGATGGATCCTAGTGGTAAAATCAGCATGACCGGTCGCTACGAGATAGTTGACGGATCATACAATTTAACACTGGCCGTTGTAAAAAAAGAATTTAAGCTGGTTAAAGGTAGTAACATTGTTTGGACAGGGGAACCTACTTCAGCTACTGCAAATATTACAGCATTATACGAAGTTAATGCTGCTCCTATCGATCTGTTAAATCAACCAGATCTATACGAAGCCAGGACTAAATTGCCTTTCCAGGTTTATTTGATGATAAAAGGTGAATTATTAAAACCAAGTATATCCTTTAAGCTCGATTTACCAGAAAATGAACGCGGTGCTTTAAATGGCCAGGTTTATACCAAATTGATTAATGTAAACCGTGATGAAAGTGAGTTGAACAAACAGGTTCTTGCATTACTTGCCCTAAACAGGTTTATCGCAAACAATCCTTTTCAAAGTTTGGCTGGTGGCGGCGGTGGCGTTTCTACCCTTGCCCGTTCGAGCGTAAGTAGACTGTTAACTGAGCAATTGAATAATTTAACTTCCGATTTAATCCAGGGTGTTGATCTTAATTTCGGCGTAAATTCATCTGAAGATTATTCAACAGGTTCAATGCAGCAAAAAACCGATCTGGAGGTTGGCTTATCGAAAAAACTTTTAAATGACAGGTTAACCGTTAGCGTAGGAAGTTCATTTGCTTTAGAAGGACCGCAGGCACCGGGAGAAAAGTCGACCAATATTGCAGGAAACGTAAATGTTGAATATGCACTCTCTGCCGATGGAAGATACCGTTTAAGGGCTTACCGCCGAAACCAGAACGATATGATTGTACAGGGCCAGATTGTTGAAACAGGTTTGGGTTTTACGCTGGTGGTAGATTACAATAAATTTAGAGAGATATTCCAAAAGAAAAGAATCAGAAGAATAAGAAACATTGAACAGAAAGCACAAGATGAGAAAACTAACTAG
- a CDS encoding PNGase F N-terminal domain-containing protein, with protein sequence MKHLYILIFSVFLSFNLQAQGLLKSNATYKIVYFRSADGKPKEDRNATVILASSNQNLISNATVLDHKAKYPYEQSIVTKPAQILFQVADLSADQQIATADSTAIGKQTFELSNETKVILGYTCKKASTVVNSNRIDLWYTTDAGIKAAPTSLGQNLGLVLEQVRNGNSFVTATKIEEIKNSKPIDLQKISAKLTDGLTYKDLLWKSRFTTLSVFNNETINFMDKPQSNDSVFRFAGGTVIARKVKFPELHSNPNVFVDLTEQSNGDAYDRTGSVFIIPTDKQISLMDALKNSVKDLPVYDNGNGKKYQGVVATANYNPVIELMRFFTPFGVGKYNTLKLKDKNWAEKVYYRQDISELFPIVNGKEVWIAVFVGNYDKGGHKVSLNITLHNNGRQKEAKEVILPLFNSTNVMEMAGQEYATMFSSDKGLEVSFTLAKDLKDAKLRYITTGHGGWGNGDEFVPRKNTIWLDEKETFAFTPWRQDCGSYRLSNPASGNFETGLSSSDLSRSNWCPGTVTNPEWISLGDLKAGAHTIKVTIPNG encoded by the coding sequence ATGAAACATCTCTACATCCTTATTTTTTCTGTTTTTCTTTCTTTTAACCTGCAAGCCCAGGGCTTACTCAAAAGCAATGCAACTTATAAAATAGTGTATTTCCGTTCGGCTGATGGAAAACCGAAAGAAGACCGTAATGCTACAGTGATACTGGCTTCATCAAATCAGAATCTAATCAGCAATGCAACTGTTCTTGATCATAAAGCAAAGTATCCTTACGAACAAAGCATTGTTACCAAACCAGCACAAATTTTATTTCAGGTTGCCGATTTAAGTGCGGATCAGCAGATCGCAACCGCCGATAGTACTGCAATTGGCAAGCAAACTTTTGAGTTAAGCAACGAAACCAAAGTGATTTTGGGTTATACCTGTAAAAAGGCCTCCACGGTGGTTAACTCCAATAGAATAGACTTATGGTACACAACCGATGCTGGTATAAAAGCAGCGCCAACCAGTTTAGGGCAGAATCTTGGTTTGGTTTTAGAGCAGGTGCGCAATGGCAATAGTTTTGTAACCGCTACAAAAATTGAAGAAATTAAAAATTCGAAACCGATTGATCTGCAAAAAATAAGCGCTAAGCTAACTGATGGGTTAACCTATAAAGATTTACTCTGGAAAAGCAGGTTTACCACACTAAGTGTTTTTAATAACGAAACGATTAATTTTATGGATAAACCACAATCGAACGATTCTGTATTCCGCTTTGCTGGAGGAACCGTGATTGCAAGGAAAGTTAAATTTCCTGAGTTACACTCCAACCCCAATGTTTTTGTCGATTTAACTGAACAATCGAACGGCGATGCTTATGATAGAACCGGATCGGTATTTATCATCCCGACTGATAAACAGATTAGTTTAATGGATGCACTTAAAAACTCTGTTAAAGACCTACCTGTTTACGATAATGGCAATGGAAAGAAATACCAGGGCGTTGTGGCCACCGCAAATTATAATCCTGTAATAGAATTGATGCGTTTTTTTACCCCTTTCGGTGTTGGTAAATACAATACTTTAAAATTGAAGGATAAAAATTGGGCGGAGAAAGTTTACTACAGGCAGGATATTTCGGAGTTGTTTCCGATAGTAAATGGAAAAGAAGTTTGGATAGCTGTTTTTGTTGGTAACTATGATAAGGGCGGACATAAAGTTTCTTTAAATATTACGCTGCACAATAATGGAAGACAAAAAGAAGCCAAAGAAGTAATTTTGCCTTTATTCAATTCGACTAATGTAATGGAAATGGCCGGGCAAGAATATGCAACCATGTTTAGCAGTGATAAAGGTTTGGAAGTTTCTTTCACCTTAGCAAAAGACTTAAAGGATGCTAAACTGCGTTACATTACAACCGGGCATGGTGGTTGGGGTAATGGTGATGAGTTTGTGCCACGGAAAAACACCATCTGGCTGGATGAAAAAGAAACATTCGCTTTTACGCCATGGCGCCAGGATTGCGGTTCGTACCGATTATCGAACCCTGCCTCTGGAAATTTCGAAACTGGCCTTTCCTCGTCAGATTTAAGCCGTTCCAACTGGTGCCCGGGAACAGTTACCAATCCTGAATGGATCAGTTTAGGAGATTTAAAGGCAGGCGCGCATACCATAAAAGTAACCATCCCCAATGGGTAA
- a CDS encoding cytidine deaminase — MNSINLNISFEQYESITELTVADRTLCELAEQALNTSYSPYSKFRVGTAIRLASGETVLGSNQENLAYPSGLCAERVALFTIGATYPNAVIESMAITAQTDNFEILKPVTSCGGCLQVMAEFERKQNTPIEVIFYCLNGEVLKVQSVKSLLPFAFVEDRLER, encoded by the coding sequence ATGAATTCAATAAATCTAAATATATCTTTTGAACAATACGAAAGTATTACAGAATTAACAGTGGCGGATAGAACGCTTTGTGAACTTGCAGAACAGGCTTTAAATACTTCATATTCTCCTTATTCTAAATTTAGGGTTGGTACGGCAATCCGTTTGGCCTCTGGTGAAACGGTACTGGGAAGCAATCAGGAAAATTTGGCCTATCCATCCGGACTTTGTGCAGAGCGCGTTGCCCTTTTTACCATTGGCGCTACCTATCCAAATGCAGTTATAGAAAGTATGGCCATAACTGCCCAAACTGATAATTTTGAGATTCTAAAACCCGTTACCTCTTGTGGTGGCTGTTTGCAGGTGATGGCAGAGTTTGAACGTAAGCAAAATACACCAATTGAAGTGATTTTTTATTGCCTAAACGGGGAAGTATTGAAAGTGCAAAGTGTGAAAAGTTTATTGCCTTTCGCTTTTGTAGAGGATAGGTTGGAGCGGTAG